In one window of Rathayibacter caricis DSM 15933 DNA:
- a CDS encoding glycosyltransferase, with the protein MASYLFVCSGGGHLSELHTLAEQLRIPVEEQFWATPEGGLSRSLLAGREVAALHEAPPRAVVPLLRNVLVGWSLLRRRRFDAVFSTGASPALSILPLAVLRGIPAHYIESAARVDGPSFSGRILAKLPGVATYTQYRSWADARWRFGGAIFENYHVEDVPPQPIRRAVVSVGTQDGYPFSRFFEAVVPLLEGVEVLWQTGMTDVSGLGIEGRPSVPHGELVAAMAEADVVIAHGGVGTALSAIEQGRVPILVPRRLAHGEHVDDHQVQIAARLAESGLAVHAEAGDLSREILEHAASRRVVAAAERPRFVLQTSVPNPRSRWRRLTSLIGGLVPRRARG; encoded by the coding sequence GTGGCGTCGTATCTGTTCGTCTGCTCCGGCGGCGGCCACCTGTCGGAACTGCACACGCTGGCCGAGCAGCTGCGGATCCCGGTCGAGGAGCAGTTCTGGGCGACTCCCGAGGGCGGACTGAGCCGCAGCCTCCTGGCGGGTCGCGAGGTCGCGGCACTGCACGAGGCGCCGCCGCGCGCGGTCGTCCCCCTGCTGCGCAACGTCCTCGTCGGCTGGAGCCTGCTGCGCCGCCGCCGGTTCGACGCCGTCTTCAGCACCGGAGCGAGCCCCGCGCTCTCGATCCTGCCCCTCGCGGTGCTGCGGGGGATCCCCGCGCACTACATCGAGAGCGCCGCGCGGGTCGACGGCCCTTCGTTCTCGGGACGGATCCTCGCCAAGCTCCCCGGCGTCGCGACCTACACGCAGTACCGCTCCTGGGCCGATGCGCGCTGGCGCTTCGGCGGGGCGATCTTCGAGAACTACCACGTCGAGGACGTGCCGCCGCAGCCGATCCGCCGTGCCGTCGTCTCGGTGGGCACGCAGGACGGGTACCCCTTCTCCCGCTTCTTCGAGGCCGTGGTGCCTCTGCTGGAGGGCGTCGAGGTGCTCTGGCAGACGGGGATGACCGACGTCTCCGGCCTCGGCATCGAAGGGCGGCCCTCGGTGCCGCACGGCGAGCTCGTGGCGGCGATGGCCGAGGCCGACGTCGTGATCGCGCACGGGGGAGTGGGCACCGCGCTCAGCGCCATCGAGCAGGGCCGCGTCCCGATCCTCGTCCCGCGCCGCCTCGCGCACGGCGAGCACGTCGACGACCACCAGGTCCAGATCGCGGCACGACTCGCGGAGTCGGGCCTCGCGGTGCACGCGGAGGCGGGCGATCTGTCCCGCGAGATCCTCGAGCACGCGGCGAGCCGCCGGGTGGTCGCGGCGGCCGAGCGGCCGCGCTTCGTGCTGCAGACCTCGGTGCCGAACCCCCGCTCGCGGTGGCGGCGGCTGACGTCGCTCATCGGCGGCCTCGTGCCCCGGCGGGCCCGGGGCTGA
- a CDS encoding purine-cytosine permease family protein yields MSTDALHGTADSEEALAPLPDSRRTARLDGQFWIWAGANIAPINWVLGALGVNMGLGLWDTVTVLVLGNVVGMAVFGFFVLLGQRTGATGMLIGRAVFGRRGNYAPAAVQAVVVIGWCAINTWIVLDLVIALLGSVGLVDPEESNVGWKIAVAAVIMAIQVGISFLGYRAIAAFERWTVPPTLIVLALMSVVAWFFLDIDWSYAGPAEGALTGGDRLAAMSIVMTAIGIGWGLTWLAYAGDYSRFVSPRASRPKLYFASVLGQFIPVVWLGLLGATLATKNGGVDPGELIVDNFGALAIPVLLLVVHGPIATNVLNIYSFSMATQALDLRLGRRTLSLIVGVLAFAAAVFFVFQDDLATTLDAWLVGLVGWVAPWGAIVLVHYAVFEKRVRSFGHLFAPVGSPLLPDVRWRALLSFAIGATLTWMFMNGSVPALQGPASTALGGIDVSWLAGAVSAGVAYLLLGRRDAVAWVERREALEPAPRAAEPVLG; encoded by the coding sequence ATGAGCACCGACGCCCTGCACGGCACCGCCGATTCCGAGGAGGCGCTCGCGCCCCTCCCCGACTCCCGTCGCACCGCCCGCCTCGACGGCCAGTTCTGGATCTGGGCCGGCGCCAACATCGCCCCGATCAACTGGGTCCTCGGCGCCCTCGGCGTGAACATGGGCCTGGGGCTCTGGGACACGGTCACCGTCCTGGTGCTGGGCAACGTGGTCGGCATGGCCGTCTTCGGCTTCTTCGTGCTGCTGGGGCAGCGCACCGGAGCGACGGGCATGCTGATCGGCCGGGCCGTCTTCGGGCGCCGCGGCAACTACGCCCCCGCGGCGGTGCAGGCGGTCGTGGTGATCGGATGGTGCGCCATCAACACCTGGATCGTGCTCGACCTCGTCATCGCGCTGCTCGGCTCCGTCGGACTCGTCGATCCGGAGGAGTCGAACGTCGGATGGAAGATCGCCGTCGCGGCGGTGATCATGGCGATCCAGGTCGGGATCTCGTTCCTGGGCTACCGCGCGATCGCCGCGTTCGAGCGCTGGACCGTGCCGCCGACCCTGATCGTCCTCGCGCTGATGTCGGTCGTCGCCTGGTTCTTCCTCGACATCGACTGGTCCTACGCCGGCCCGGCCGAGGGCGCCCTCACCGGCGGCGACCGCCTGGCCGCGATGTCGATCGTGATGACCGCGATCGGCATCGGCTGGGGCCTCACCTGGCTCGCCTACGCCGGCGACTACTCCCGCTTCGTCAGCCCGCGCGCCTCGCGGCCGAAGCTGTACTTCGCGAGCGTGCTCGGCCAGTTCATCCCGGTCGTCTGGCTCGGCCTGCTCGGTGCGACCCTCGCGACGAAGAACGGCGGCGTCGACCCCGGCGAGCTCATCGTCGACAACTTCGGCGCCCTCGCGATCCCGGTGCTGCTCCTGGTCGTGCACGGCCCCATCGCGACGAACGTGCTCAACATCTACTCGTTCAGCATGGCCACGCAGGCGCTCGACTTGCGGCTCGGACGCCGCACCCTCAGCCTCATCGTCGGCGTCCTGGCCTTCGCCGCCGCGGTCTTCTTCGTCTTCCAGGACGACCTGGCGACCACGCTCGACGCGTGGCTGGTCGGACTCGTCGGCTGGGTCGCTCCGTGGGGCGCGATCGTGCTCGTGCACTACGCGGTCTTCGAGAAGCGCGTCCGCTCCTTCGGCCACCTCTTCGCCCCGGTGGGATCGCCGCTGCTCCCGGACGTGCGCTGGCGCGCCCTGCTCTCGTTCGCGATCGGCGCGACGCTGACCTGGATGTTCATGAACGGCTCCGTCCCCGCCCTGCAGGGGCCGGCCTCGACCGCCCTCGGCGGCATCGACGTCTCGTGGCTGGCCGGCGCGGTCTCGGCCGGCGTCGCCTACCTCCTGCTCGGACGCCGCGACGCGGTGGCCTGGGTCGAGAGGCGCGAGGCCCTGGAGCCGGCGCCACGGGCGGCCGAGCCGGTCCTCGGGTAG
- a CDS encoding siderophore-interacting protein, translating into MTDASASASPSASPAAARPRGERPVRTQHVLTVLRTERFGDHLARVHLGGPGFDAFAAEADPAALATTDKYVKLLLPRAGVDVEPPYDLDALRATLAPEDLPVRRTYTIRSVDPANRSLAIDFVLHGDDGVAGPWAASAVPGDRIAFNGPGGAWSPSTESGAFHLLLGDDSALPAIAAALESMPAHARGLALIEVHGVEDEQPLPAPDGVEVRWLHRGELAAGRALVAAVRAEPRPTGVLDVFAHGERGAMKELRALLQDDWGLERRALSLSAYWALGRAEDRFQAEKREPVGEIFAD; encoded by the coding sequence ATGACCGACGCCTCCGCCTCCGCCTCCCCGTCCGCGAGCCCCGCCGCCGCCCGTCCTCGGGGCGAGCGCCCGGTGCGCACGCAGCACGTGCTGACCGTGCTGCGGACCGAGCGGTTCGGCGACCACCTCGCACGCGTGCACCTCGGCGGTCCGGGCTTCGACGCCTTCGCCGCGGAGGCGGACCCCGCGGCTCTCGCGACCACCGACAAGTACGTGAAGCTGCTCCTGCCCCGCGCCGGTGTCGACGTCGAGCCGCCCTACGACCTCGACGCGCTGCGGGCGACCCTCGCTCCCGAGGACCTGCCCGTGCGCCGGACCTACACGATCCGCTCCGTCGACCCGGCGAACCGCAGCCTCGCGATCGACTTCGTCCTGCACGGCGACGACGGAGTGGCGGGGCCGTGGGCCGCGTCGGCCGTCCCCGGCGACCGCATCGCCTTCAACGGCCCGGGCGGCGCGTGGTCGCCGAGCACCGAGTCGGGGGCGTTCCACCTGCTCCTCGGCGACGACTCCGCTCTGCCGGCGATCGCCGCGGCGCTGGAGTCGATGCCCGCGCACGCGCGCGGTCTCGCGCTGATCGAGGTGCACGGCGTCGAGGACGAGCAGCCCCTTCCGGCACCCGACGGCGTCGAGGTCCGCTGGCTGCACCGCGGCGAGCTCGCCGCCGGCCGCGCGCTGGTCGCCGCCGTCCGCGCCGAGCCGCGGCCGACCGGGGTGCTCGACGTCTTCGCGCACGGCGAGCGCGGGGCGATGAAGGAGCTGCGCGCCCTCCTGCAGGACGACTGGGGCCTCGAGCGCCGCGCCCTGTCGCTGTCGGCCTACTGGGCGCTCGGCCGCGCCGAGGACCGCTTCCAGGCCGAGAAGCGCGAGCCCGTCGGCGAGATCTTCGCCGACTGA
- a CDS encoding glycosyltransferase, with the protein MTGGRDGAANLVVQQSLAPPDDTTQYVDSIVDGLAPGVELLFFSWRSALTARYDVLHVHWPELMIRGRSRSHRFLRRRALDVLLVRLALQRIPLVRTVHNAEPHEKGPVAERRSLRRIDKATDLFVRLNPTTVTPAGVPAVTILHGHYRDQFARHPQPPSERGRLLYFGIIRPYKGVVEFIDVFRGVEDPTLSLHVVGSPSAGQRELVEERAARDDRVSATLRRVDDDEMVAEIALAELVVLPYREMHNSGSILVALSLARPVLVPRTPANSVLAEEVGSDWVIEYDGELTPETITATIADLRARPRTGTPALAGRDWDRLGLQLKEAYQDAVIRKKKPKR; encoded by the coding sequence ATGACGGGCGGGCGCGACGGCGCCGCGAACCTCGTCGTCCAGCAGTCGCTCGCGCCGCCGGACGACACGACCCAGTACGTCGACTCGATCGTCGACGGGCTCGCGCCCGGGGTCGAGCTCCTCTTCTTCTCGTGGCGGAGCGCCCTGACCGCCCGCTACGACGTGCTGCACGTGCACTGGCCCGAGCTCATGATCCGCGGCCGCAGCCGGAGCCACCGGTTCCTGCGCCGCCGGGCCCTGGACGTCCTGCTGGTCCGCCTCGCCCTGCAGCGGATCCCGCTCGTGCGCACGGTGCACAACGCCGAGCCGCACGAGAAGGGGCCCGTGGCGGAGCGGCGCTCGCTGCGGCGCATCGACAAGGCGACCGACCTCTTCGTCCGGCTGAACCCCACCACGGTCACCCCGGCCGGAGTCCCGGCCGTCACGATCCTGCACGGACACTACCGCGACCAGTTCGCCCGCCACCCGCAGCCGCCGTCCGAGCGGGGCCGCCTGCTGTACTTCGGCATCATCCGCCCCTACAAGGGCGTCGTCGAGTTCATCGACGTCTTCCGCGGGGTCGAGGACCCGACGCTCTCCCTGCACGTCGTGGGCAGCCCCAGCGCCGGCCAGCGCGAGCTCGTGGAGGAGCGCGCCGCGCGCGACGACCGGGTCTCGGCGACCCTCCGCCGGGTCGACGACGACGAGATGGTCGCCGAGATCGCCCTGGCCGAGCTCGTCGTGCTGCCGTACCGCGAGATGCACAACTCCGGGTCGATCCTGGTCGCCCTCTCGCTCGCCCGGCCCGTCCTCGTCCCCAGGACGCCCGCCAACTCCGTCCTGGCCGAGGAGGTGGGCAGCGACTGGGTCATCGAGTACGACGGCGAGCTGACCCCGGAGACGATCACGGCGACGATCGCCGACCTCCGCGCCCGCCCCCGCACCGGGACCCCTGCCCTCGCCGGACGCGACTGGGACCGGCTCGGACTCCAGCTCAAGGAGGCGTACCAGGACGCCGTGATCAGGAAGAAGAAGCCCAAGCGATGA
- a CDS encoding PucR family transcriptional regulator yields the protein MAYLLLDALRDPLLSAALPVVVAGGDPALRAMIRWAHASEQLDVGPLLLGGELLLMEGVHLASDQDPGECRRYVESLVAAGVGALAVELSPRLPEVPAPLVAAADRLGLPVLSLAKRVPFVQVCESINTRLTEQKFRSLRLADRLSGRLGEAAAGEATVEELLQVVASETGASASLVSATGEPLARADPGGGIDTARTAGAFSGVLHAGDSLLGTLYLRAHVDADVHSVAVALDRAPDVLAIAVLRNRPPSVDERLAAQLIAVLSAPQPPSTLDLQVDAFLERLGAGGRERYLGVSADVEHDERVLREVRGALRAVGESEPVLSVVGTEVLALLAFSTAAAMERARAELLDRAAGMHAGQVCVGSGIGDQRSLQRELAEVRGVREWARPGGVIDARQHRLERFASALREAHEADDFVEDLLGPLLAQRPDLLPTLETYASLWGGKTATAAALGIGRQTLYDRLERIEDLLGPLDASPARTRAIMTAVFLRGARAALPS from the coding sequence ATGGCCTACCTGCTCCTGGACGCCCTCCGCGACCCCCTGCTCTCCGCCGCCCTCCCCGTCGTCGTGGCCGGAGGCGACCCGGCGCTGCGCGCGATGATCCGCTGGGCGCACGCGAGCGAGCAGCTCGACGTCGGACCGCTCCTCCTGGGTGGCGAGCTGCTGCTGATGGAGGGCGTGCACCTGGCGTCGGACCAGGACCCCGGCGAGTGCCGCCGCTACGTGGAATCCCTGGTCGCGGCCGGAGTCGGTGCCCTGGCCGTCGAGCTCTCGCCGCGCCTGCCCGAGGTGCCCGCGCCGCTCGTGGCGGCCGCCGACCGGCTCGGGCTCCCCGTGCTCTCGCTCGCGAAGCGGGTGCCGTTCGTGCAGGTGTGCGAGAGCATCAACACCCGGCTGACCGAGCAGAAGTTCCGGAGTCTGCGGCTGGCGGACAGACTGTCCGGTCGCCTCGGCGAGGCGGCGGCCGGGGAGGCGACCGTGGAGGAGCTGCTGCAGGTCGTCGCCTCCGAGACGGGCGCGAGCGCCTCTCTCGTCTCCGCGACCGGCGAGCCCCTCGCGCGGGCGGATCCCGGCGGGGGCATCGACACGGCCAGGACAGCGGGCGCCTTCTCGGGAGTGCTGCACGCCGGCGACTCCCTGCTCGGCACCCTGTACCTCCGCGCGCACGTCGACGCCGACGTGCACTCGGTCGCGGTGGCCCTGGATCGGGCGCCCGACGTGCTCGCGATCGCGGTCCTCCGGAACCGGCCTCCGTCGGTCGACGAGCGGCTCGCGGCGCAGCTGATCGCGGTGCTCAGCGCTCCGCAGCCGCCCAGCACGCTGGATCTGCAGGTCGACGCGTTCCTCGAGCGGCTCGGTGCGGGCGGGCGCGAGCGCTACCTCGGGGTCTCGGCTGACGTCGAGCACGACGAGCGGGTGCTGCGGGAGGTGCGCGGCGCCCTGCGCGCGGTGGGCGAGTCGGAGCCGGTGCTCAGCGTGGTCGGCACGGAGGTCCTCGCGCTGCTCGCCTTCTCGACGGCGGCGGCGATGGAGCGGGCGCGCGCCGAGCTGCTCGATCGGGCGGCCGGTATGCACGCCGGCCAGGTGTGCGTCGGGAGCGGTATCGGCGACCAGCGCTCGCTCCAGCGGGAGCTCGCCGAGGTGCGGGGGGTGCGCGAGTGGGCCCGGCCCGGGGGCGTGATCGACGCCCGCCAGCACCGGCTCGAGCGCTTCGCCAGCGCCCTGCGCGAGGCGCACGAGGCCGACGACTTCGTCGAGGACCTGCTCGGGCCCCTCCTGGCGCAGCGGCCGGACCTGCTGCCGACGCTCGAGACCTACGCCTCCCTCTGGGGTGGGAAGACGGCCACCGCGGCGGCGCTCGGCATCGGGCGGCAGACCCTCTACGACCGCCTCGAGCGGATCGAGGACCTCCTCGGCCCCCTCGACGCCTCGCCTGCGCGCACTCGCGCGATCATGACCGCCGTCTTCCTCCGCGGCGCCCGAGCGGCCCTGCCGAGCTGA
- a CDS encoding glycosyltransferase, translated as MGADVAGTSTSALRRWRTTVRMCLRSRDYDLVLTSEGTRRIGGVVVLAGFLALTGRRKLVLTEFMPSSVRPGLKGAAAVRLYRLLLGRAVARIQVMTAWEREEYIERFRIPPERIAHVPFYWFDDRLPPAEPSVRSGAMASGRNSCDWETFFAALGELGVPLTAVCDRRDVERARGAATPGSTVLVEVPREEHDRLLSSSELYVLALKDTRKSTGHVRLASAATRGTPVIASDVRGIRGYEHLAVAVVPPGRPDELAETAARLLGDPAGLRARAEEVGRIARSRPYSRYVEEMRSFILGSPIRPTVR; from the coding sequence GTGGGCGCGGACGTCGCAGGCACGAGCACGAGTGCGCTCCGTCGGTGGCGGACCACCGTGCGGATGTGCCTCCGCAGCCGCGACTACGACCTCGTGCTGACATCGGAGGGGACCCGCCGGATCGGCGGTGTCGTCGTGCTCGCGGGCTTCCTAGCCCTGACCGGTCGGCGCAAGCTCGTTCTGACCGAGTTCATGCCCAGCTCGGTCCGTCCGGGGCTCAAGGGCGCCGCCGCCGTCCGCCTCTACCGACTCCTTCTGGGCCGCGCCGTGGCGCGCATCCAGGTCATGACCGCGTGGGAGCGGGAGGAGTACATCGAGCGCTTCCGCATCCCGCCCGAGCGCATCGCGCACGTGCCGTTCTACTGGTTCGACGACCGCCTCCCGCCCGCCGAGCCTTCGGTGCGCAGCGGTGCGATGGCGTCCGGGCGCAACTCCTGCGACTGGGAGACGTTCTTCGCGGCCCTCGGCGAGCTGGGCGTCCCCCTCACCGCGGTCTGCGACCGGCGCGACGTCGAGCGTGCGCGCGGGGCGGCGACCCCCGGCAGCACCGTGCTCGTCGAGGTGCCCCGCGAGGAGCACGACCGTCTCCTCTCCTCGAGCGAGCTCTACGTCCTCGCTCTGAAGGACACTCGCAAGAGCACCGGGCACGTGCGCCTCGCGTCGGCGGCCACGCGCGGCACCCCCGTCATCGCCTCCGACGTCAGGGGGATCCGCGGGTACGAGCACCTCGCGGTGGCGGTCGTCCCGCCCGGGCGGCCCGACGAGCTCGCCGAGACGGCCGCGCGGCTGCTGGGCGATCCGGCCGGTCTGCGAGCCCGAGCGGAGGAAGTGGGTCGGATCGCCCGGTCCCGCCCCTACAGTCGTTACGTCGAGGAGATGCGCTCCTTCATCCTCGGCTCCCCGATCCGGCCCACCGTCCGGTGA
- a CDS encoding O-antigen ligase family protein — MIDLLPRRLVVAGLFSGATVVVAGLLYVMTTRSMTGSASLVVLAAGGIAGAFVVLRVPAHWLPALALALFAIVPTPLTPSGFTARVTLWAVVLIVWVVRRALSPELWRAPIRSWTSELVLTAPRAIAILSGFALLAWSAVVSFRSEYASAGVSWMLSIAVCVMLPLFVFDAQREAVLLRKTWVILAAVFGFYACIELVLQGSPLYGTVYEILGRVSTQHWSLYRAEATFGHPLLAGTFLTVGAALGFGAWLQGSRRSDLICAIIAAAGVVGTVSRGPMAAVGIAIAVTLVAVAFMNPNRSLSRPGSIAVAGIIAAVGVLNFEPVTARNSNLDAEISADARNEGITVALQAADFSNWLGSGAGTSGITGRLFSEVVIENSFLQLLISIGIPGVVFFLVFVVALAVSALSKKDVAPATALLGFLICLAGYNAMDAVRSSHLLLGFLVIICLNPVHVPEFSRGIRMRRQPRGARIFDAPVTARSGR, encoded by the coding sequence GTGATCGATCTCCTGCCCCGTCGGCTCGTCGTCGCCGGTCTCTTCTCGGGCGCCACCGTCGTGGTGGCCGGCCTGCTCTACGTCATGACCACGCGCTCCATGACCGGCAGCGCCAGCCTCGTCGTGCTCGCGGCCGGCGGGATCGCCGGAGCGTTCGTCGTGCTCCGGGTGCCCGCGCACTGGCTCCCCGCGCTCGCCCTGGCCCTCTTCGCGATCGTCCCCACCCCCCTCACTCCGTCGGGCTTCACCGCGCGCGTGACACTGTGGGCGGTCGTGCTGATCGTCTGGGTCGTGCGCCGCGCCCTCTCCCCCGAGCTGTGGAGGGCTCCGATCCGGTCGTGGACGAGCGAGCTGGTGCTGACCGCGCCGCGCGCGATCGCGATCCTGAGCGGCTTCGCGCTCCTCGCCTGGTCGGCCGTGGTCTCGTTCCGTTCGGAGTACGCCTCGGCCGGCGTCTCGTGGATGCTCAGCATCGCCGTCTGCGTGATGCTCCCGCTCTTCGTGTTCGACGCCCAGCGCGAAGCCGTGCTGCTGCGCAAGACCTGGGTGATCCTCGCCGCCGTCTTCGGCTTCTACGCCTGCATCGAGCTGGTCCTGCAGGGCTCGCCGTTGTACGGCACGGTCTACGAGATCCTCGGCCGCGTGTCGACCCAGCACTGGTCGCTGTACCGGGCCGAGGCGACCTTCGGCCACCCTCTGCTCGCCGGCACGTTCCTCACGGTCGGCGCCGCCCTCGGGTTCGGCGCCTGGCTGCAGGGCTCGCGCCGCTCCGACCTGATCTGCGCGATCATCGCCGCTGCAGGAGTCGTCGGCACCGTCTCGCGCGGCCCGATGGCGGCGGTCGGCATCGCGATCGCCGTGACCCTCGTCGCGGTGGCCTTCATGAATCCGAACCGGTCGCTGTCGCGGCCGGGCTCCATCGCCGTCGCGGGCATCATCGCGGCGGTCGGAGTGCTCAACTTCGAGCCCGTCACCGCCCGCAACAGCAACCTCGACGCGGAGATCTCGGCCGATGCCCGCAACGAGGGCATCACCGTCGCGCTCCAGGCGGCGGACTTCTCGAACTGGCTCGGCTCCGGTGCGGGGACCTCCGGCATCACCGGCCGCCTCTTCTCGGAGGTCGTCATCGAGAACTCGTTCCTGCAGCTGCTGATCAGCATCGGGATCCCGGGAGTGGTCTTCTTCCTGGTCTTCGTCGTCGCCCTCGCCGTCAGTGCACTCTCCAAGAAGGACGTCGCCCCGGCGACCGCCCTGCTCGGCTTCCTCATCTGCCTCGCCGGCTACAACGCGATGGACGCGGTGCGCTCGAGCCACCTCCTCCTGGGCTTCCTCGTGATCATCTGCCTGAACCCGGTCCACGTGCCCGAGTTCTCGAGGGGCATCCGCATGCGGCGCCAGCCGCGCGGTGCCCGCATCTTCGACGCCCCGGTCACCGCCAGGAGCGGGCGATGA
- a CDS encoding amidohydrolase family protein: MPLLITDASVITMDPVSGAVPITASIRIVDDVIVAIGPGLVAEPGDEVIDGRDRLVTPGFVNAHTHSWEYLYKGRYDNLPLELWMLLSYPILGDSRVAPDLVRLRSSLFALESLKAGVTTLVDDVLENPDQDAAQLAAVFDAYDEIGIRANISGHVISKPFFETMPFLEELLPADVLESARAASRPTTEGYLAFSREAFATQHGRGGGRLRYMVAPSAPQRVAPELLVGATELALEHDAECHIHVLETKTQLVTGEESYGGTLVEYMERIGALSRNTTFAHGIWLTDSDMDRVAAAGTSISHNPLSNLKLGSGIAPWRALHDAGVNLGLGTDGCSSSDSPRMLDVIKAAALLHKATDPDLASWPTVAEVLTAGTIGGARSAVLDHVTGSIEVGKQADLVLFDLETLNFTPRQRLENQLVYSENGSSIDTVIVAGRVVVAGGESTTVDEKALRADLAAQLGGIVAWQDSLDRTNGVLTAPFHRMYERAMARDASIDRFSGRRLV, translated from the coding sequence ATGCCGCTGCTCATCACCGACGCCTCCGTCATCACCATGGACCCGGTCTCGGGCGCCGTGCCGATCACGGCGAGCATCCGGATCGTCGACGACGTGATCGTCGCAATCGGCCCGGGGCTCGTCGCGGAACCGGGCGACGAGGTGATCGACGGCCGCGACCGCCTCGTCACCCCCGGCTTCGTCAACGCGCACACCCACTCGTGGGAGTACCTCTACAAGGGGCGCTACGACAACCTGCCGCTCGAGCTGTGGATGCTGCTCTCGTATCCGATCCTCGGCGACAGCCGCGTCGCGCCGGACCTGGTGCGGCTGCGCTCGTCGCTGTTCGCGCTCGAGTCGCTGAAGGCCGGCGTGACGACGCTGGTCGACGACGTGCTCGAGAACCCGGATCAGGACGCCGCGCAGCTGGCGGCGGTGTTCGACGCGTACGACGAGATCGGGATCCGGGCGAACATCTCGGGGCACGTGATCAGCAAGCCGTTCTTCGAGACGATGCCGTTCCTCGAGGAGCTGCTGCCGGCGGACGTCCTCGAGTCGGCGCGGGCGGCCTCACGGCCGACCACCGAGGGGTACCTCGCGTTCAGCCGCGAGGCGTTCGCGACCCAGCACGGGCGCGGCGGGGGCCGGCTGCGCTACATGGTCGCCCCCTCCGCTCCGCAGCGGGTCGCGCCCGAGCTGCTGGTCGGAGCGACCGAGCTGGCGCTCGAGCACGACGCGGAGTGCCACATCCACGTACTCGAGACGAAGACCCAGCTCGTCACGGGCGAGGAGTCGTACGGGGGTACCCTCGTCGAGTACATGGAGCGGATCGGGGCGCTCTCGCGGAACACCACGTTCGCGCACGGCATCTGGCTCACCGACTCCGACATGGACCGGGTCGCGGCGGCCGGCACGTCGATCTCGCACAACCCGCTGTCGAACCTCAAGCTCGGCTCGGGCATCGCGCCGTGGCGGGCTCTGCACGACGCCGGAGTGAACCTGGGGCTGGGCACCGACGGCTGCTCGAGCAGCGACTCCCCGCGGATGCTCGACGTGATCAAGGCCGCGGCCCTGCTCCACAAGGCGACCGATCCCGACCTCGCGTCGTGGCCGACCGTGGCGGAGGTGCTCACGGCGGGCACGATCGGCGGGGCCCGCAGCGCGGTGCTGGACCACGTCACCGGCAGCATCGAGGTCGGCAAGCAGGCCGACCTCGTGCTGTTCGACCTCGAGACCCTGAACTTCACCCCGCGCCAGCGCCTCGAGAACCAGCTCGTCTACTCCGAGAACGGCTCCTCGATCGACACGGTGATCGTGGCCGGCCGGGTCGTGGTGGCGGGCGGCGAGTCGACGACCGTCGACGAGAAGGCGCTGCGGGCGGATCTGGCGGCGCAGCTGGGCGGGATCGTCGCGTGGCAGGACTCGCTCGACCGCACCAACGGCGTGCTGACCGCGCCGTTCCACCGCATGTACGAGCGGGCGATGGCGCGCGACGCGTCGATCGACCGGTTCAGCGGGCGGCGCCTGGTCTGA